GTTTTTCCTTTCCCATTGAAAATCCAGTAAAAGAAACGTTATCAAGTTACCAGTACTTAATGAAAGAGCTGCTGCTCGTTAAAGTACATTCAGTAACATTGAAATTGCATCTATAAACACAAACCTTTACCTATCCTCCTTTTCTACAGGAAACGGTTATTAAAGGTAAACTATGGTAAGATTAGAATCTAAAGTTAGAAATGAGTAACTTCAGTCGctttttatacttttccAGAGAAAATTGGTGAaaattgatttgaaaaaaaattttccacACTACGTGTACTATGACAGTTAGGTCTTTCCCAATATGGACTCGAATGCctagcgatgagcttggAGCCAAACAATAGTATTATGCGATGGTTGTGTATTTACTGAACGGTTGGGTTGTTGGAAACCACATAAGTTTTGTGATCGTGAGGTCATGCTGTTTAATTGTGAGAGGTACGAAAAGGGAGGAGAGAATAACATAGGCTAATGACTACTACTACGATTGTGAATGTAGAGAAGTCCGGCGTTAAGTTGCGGCGAAGTAAACATGGGCCGAGAAAAGGTATGGAGGTTATCCCGCAATTATGGCAGCTTGTGATGCTTTCGGTTCCATTTATGTACTGCTATGATAATGTCATGGAGTTATTATGCAGTTCGGTTGTGGTGCAAATGGTAATAGTGGTTCACTTAGTATGCTTTGTGCTCCGGAGGAAGCTGTTTGATGATTTCTACCGTATATACTTGCCATTCTTGGTGTCCTTCACGTTCTGTGATAGAACTTTAACTGAACTGAATATGATTATGTCTACAACAGCAGTTATTCCTTCGAATTATACCCCAATTCATTTAGTGGGACTTATTTTCCAAGCTGGTCTGATGAAAATAGGTATGCATAACTATGATTATATTAGCGGAGTTAAATGCCTTGTTGCCAATTATCTGCTTGTGAATTGGTTGGAAGATATTGGTCAATTGAAAACTTTGGACCAAATTGATTGTAATCTATTTGGTATTCTCTTAACAGACTGTCTGATGATCAATAATGCAACAGCACCCAATTATCTATTGGTGCTAAAAGGAGCAATGACGAGTGTTATGATAATTATTGTAGTGAATCACTTTTTGACACGATTAATACCTAGCTTATCCAACAGCATTGTGTTAGCCGGTAATTTTTTGGTACTTTTCCCAATTTTGGTTAATCATTTGATTGATTTCTCCAATGAGAAAATTACTTCGCCAGCGTTGTGGCtaattgattttattcTGGAGTCAGAAATAAGACAGTATATTATGCTTTCTTGGGTAATAGTACTGGTTGTATTTATTCCCTTGGTTATACTATTCAAGTCAAAGATATCCTTGAATACTTCAAGAAAGATCTGGcattttgttatttttctcTTAATTGTGGAACCATTTCACCTAGATCCAGAGTTTGTTAAAATTTCACTTTGTGGTATCATTCCATGTTTTCTGAGTGTAGAGTACCTTCGATACCTGAAAATAGAACCATATGGTGAGCACCtggatttttttttgagatCATTTGCTGATTACAGAGATCAACGAGGTCCTTTAATTGTATCTTACATATATCTGATTACTGGAATAACAATCCCCCTGTTGCTGTTTGAATCTCCGGTAGGATTGGTAAGTTTAGGTGTGGGTGACTCATTAGCTTCCATTGTAGGCAAAAAGGTAGGCCGCATGCATTGGAAGGGGACTAATAAAACGATAGAGGGTACAGTGGCCTTCATCGTAGGCACAACTTTCATAAGTTGGATACttcaaagatattttaaTTACTTCAGCacaattgatatatttaaaATTCTTGTTATATGCACCACAGGAGGTGTTTTGGAGGGGAATAGTGAACTTAATGACAACATATTGATACCGCTTTTTATGGTATCAATGGAAAAACTTCTGGCACAGTCATGAATTATTATCTAACGTATATTGATAGACTTTGAGAAATGATCAAAACTGTAAATAATGTTATAGtcttttttaattatgagattttttttatttgtcaCTCTCAGCATTGATTAACTTTGAGTTCATTAAATACATGAAGTTTGCTACAAAATGCTTAGGCATCAAATgtcattaaaatataaatgaaaGGTCAATTTGAATGCAATGGTATTAGTGAGGAATGAGATGGATCGCAATTAAcactttcaaaaacaaaaacagaTATTGTATACAATGAGAAAAATCAACATTCTTGATCagtttatttcttattcttACCCTTTGATTTACTTTTCTTGGTAGTTTTAGAGCTCTTTCCATCCTCACCTTCAATGAATGATAAAAGTTCATCAACTGACTTATCAGCCAGATCTGGATTTGTTGTTTCCTTCTTATTGTGACCAGACTTTGATTTTTGTGGCTGTTGCTTTAGTCCACTGGCGGCAGTTTGATCTTGTTGTAGTTGCTTCTTTTGATTGACATCCTTAATTAAATTGGTCAAACCATCGACCCATTGTCTAGCTTGAGCTGTACTACCATGATTTGTACCCAATTCCTTTGTGAAAATACGCTCAGCTACCTTGATTTGATTCAAGGCATCACTGAATCTGTTATCAGCGGCCAACAAATTACCCAACTTGGATTTAATGTAAGCATATGGAAGAGATTCAGTACCATCTATTGAAACAAGGAAATCGCCCAGGGACTTCAGAACCTCGACAGCAAGTTTAGCATCCTGAACACCAAGTGAGAGTTGCTCTAGATAATTGAAAATGTTAGTGAAAATTGGGTGGTGAATCTTATCAAGTCCGTAACCAGAAACTGTTTGAATGATTCTTTGATAAATCAAGGCCACATTATATGGACTTTCATTAGCAAACTCTAATGTAGCTAGATTTGTAAGAGCTCTTAGCAATTCAAATGAGTCGACACCGCAAACCCTTTCGTAGATAGCACAAGATTTACGACAGAACGCGATGGCTTCAGCATTCAAACCAAGCTTATTATAGATAGTAGACAAGGtcaaatatttttcagCCACAGATGAATGCAAAATGCTATTAACTTCTTCCTTAAAACCTATTGACTGAGCCAATAGTGTCAAGCCAtccttttgattttcattGATTATCGAAGCACCTTGTGACCACAATTCTTCACTGATAGGAGATGAATAGTCAATTGCCTTAATTTTAGGAATAACTGTCAAATCAGATACTGAGAAAGTGGTTAAAGGAGCCACATACTTAGCTCTGGATTTCTTGTCCAAAGATTGTTTGTACTCTTCCAATTGCTCAGTCGAGAAAAAGTAATCTTTGTTCAGAAGTTGAACCCCAAACTTATTGCAGATGGATCTAATTAGAGTAAATGGGTACAGTTCGTGCTCAGCAAACCAATCGCCTTCTAATTCATAACGGTAACGAACGACAGcttcttgttcaatttctttcaatagAGTATCATGGGTTAAGTTCTTGAATTCGTATTGATCAACTGGGTATAATGGATCCACTGATTCAACAGCAGGTGCAGGATTGTATGTAGTTCCGAAAAGTAGGTTAAACACAAATGAAATTAAAGCTGGAATAACAATAGGTGGTAGACTTCTGCTGTATTTTCTTAGGATATGTTTCAAAGAACGTGAAATAATTTCCAGCTCAGCTGTCTTGATAAGAGGCACTAATTCATCATATGACACAACCACTGGTTTTTCAGTAGAAGgctttttgatttcattgtCATCAAGTTTCAAGTCCTCGGTAAGCTCCTTTGGAACTTCTTTGCCTTCTTGAACTAATTTGTTGATCTTAGCTTGCCTTTCCTTTATCATTGTTTCAATCTTTTGCAAGTATGATTTTTCCCATTCttcatattctttattGTCAACAATAACTTGAGCTAGTTTAGCTTCATGAGCTTCCTCTTGTTTACGAAGTTCCTCTTTGACCAAATTGGCGAACTTACCAAGGTAACGCATGTTGACACCATTTTTGTGGAAAGTATCAGCTAGATGCTCACCATTGTAAGGAGAAATAATATTCCCATTCAAGTAATCTTGAACAACGTTTGGAATAATCTCTTCATTtagatattttgaaatttccACGACAGTTTCATCTTCTACACCTGGAACTTGGTATGCGTCAGGATTGTAAGAGTACAAGTTCTCTTCATAAGCCTTGACTAATTCAACTTTATCATTCTCGATCTTGGTTGCCCACCATTTTTCAACAAGCTCTGGACGAATCAAAGTTTGACGATGTGGATATTTCTTAGATGCCTCCTTAACATCATCAAAGTTTTCCTTGGCAAATTCAACATCAAGTGGGTATGTGTTAGCCAAATCTAAGATGTAATGTCTCTTATCAGAACCAACAATACCCTTAGATTGACTGGAAAACACTAATTCAGTACCCTGAATGGTGTGTTTTTTCAAATGGAAAGACTTGGCAAACTGATCATTTAAGATTTCgtcaaattcttcattaAATACAACTTTCTTTTCGTTCTCATCTAGACCATATTTCACACAAATATCACTAGACAGTTCAGATACAGTCTCTTCCTTGGTCTCCTCATTAGTTGTAATTTTCACACCCATTGGAGAAAGCAGACCTGGAACAGGAGTTTGCGCAAGAATTCTCTTACCGCCGAAGTCAACAATCGTGGTCAATAGATGATGAATATTTGGCAAGTTCAATCTCGTCAACATGTTCAACGTTCTTAAATCTTGATTAGCAGAAGCAATTGCAGCTTCATCACCACCTTTATCAGCATAAGTTTGATTTAGGTCACCAACAAAGGAGTAAAAAATGTTGTTCTTTAGGAAGATTTGTTCTTCCAATGGTGAGTCAGGGTTCATTGCTGTACCATTTCCATACAAAATATCCATAGCACCTTTTGTTGCATTGATTGTAAATTCATGAGTCAACTTAGCAAAAATTCTTTCACTTTCAATTCTAGCTTGCAGAGTATTGGTTGGGATTTCCTTTATAGATTGGAATTCATCGTTGAAATTACGTTCCGGCTCGAAGTTGAAAGAATCTATTTGCGTACGTAGATAATCTGGCCCATTTGTAGGGATTGCAGGAATCAACCATGGTTTGTTCAAAGTTGTACATGCTGGTCTTACGTAAGTAACAGATTCCAAATCATCAAACTTCTTTTCAAGACTTGAAATGTGTGTAACAAAATTTTTAGATGAAGAAGCCAATAAATCATACAAAGTGTAATGTACAGTATCAACATGGCCGTCATTTTCCTTAGGAGATGGATCAAACTTGCTGGTGGTTGACTTGTTGATGTAGAAACCGGATGGAATGGCAGTTACTTGTAAGCTTTCACCCTCTAAAGTAACAATTTGCAAGTAGAACAGGTGGCCTTTAGTTCTGTAAAAAGCTGGTACTGGATTGTATGGCGAGAAGTTGATAGAACGCAAACATGGTGTGACAACACTAGTGTCCGTATTCATGAGATCTTTTAATAGAACTTTCTTCTCCTTTTTTAATGTTTCGAATAAACCATGCACCATGTGATTGAATTCGACCTTTTCCTCATCAGTAACATTCATTGAAGTGggttttttgttttcagtATCTTTGTCTTCATTTTCTGGAGACTTCTCcttaatttctttcaatggCAATTTGTAGAACTTAGACCCAGTAGAAACAGCAACATTGGATAAACCATCTTCAGTTTCGCTGGCAAACCCAAAGAAATCTCTAGATGTTAATACATGCTTCAAAGCTTGGTATTGATTGTAAGGCTTCAATTCTAAAGCAACTTTGTATTCGTCTTTATCGCTGCACAGTTCTCTTAAAGTTTTCTCTTCAGAGCTTAGTAGTAAATCACCAGTTGAGTTCTTCAAGTTATAATTGGTAAAATACTTAGTTGCAGGagcaattgaaagaaaatctaAAACATTTTGCAACTTAGAGTCCTTTCTAAATTGTAAAgtaatttcttcaagttccttggatttcttctttttcccTTGTTGGGGTTTCTTGGATAGTGTTGGTAAGGCTACAATCACCTTCACAATATCGCTTGGTTGTGACATTGTAGAATGTTAGGTGAGACCTTAGTGCTTTCTTCTATACCAAAATTTAGAGCAGTAACCACTTATTTATAGCGAACTGAAAAGTTAAACTGCTCGAAACAATGCTAGCTCAATTAAATATACTCGAGACAGTTACCATCCACCGGTCAACTTTTTCATcgacattttttttcaacgCACATTTCCCACTACATCAGTTTAACTGGGAGAAAAATCTTGAGTGCATGCTACAAGATGGAAAAACTCCCTgtcaattttctttctctttcttacTGAACGTCGTTACCATCGCTTTTTCGAAGAACGCCCAATAGTATTCGAACTATTTCCAACAAGGTAGTAAAGTGATATCCGCAAGCCGTACAAAGGACAGGGTTGTAGCCAGGCGATGGAATACTGTTAAAAGATTCTAGCAAAGCTGTAGATATCAAATCTATAGATCATTACCGAAGGATCCGAAAAGATAATCGTAGCATTAATGAAGTATTTTTTACCTTGACGTAAAAGATCTGTGTAAGACCCCACTTGTCCGAACTTCATCCTCAACATCGCATAATGCTTTGAAAAGCGAAATAACGGAGATATATGTAATAGAGCCATTTTAGAGGTGGACTATTTTAGTGTTAATATTAGTTTATGAGATAGTTTACCCTACCTGGCTAACACAAATAATTCGTTCATAGTTTATGCCAGAGAGTAAGTGAGTTAGAGAGGCGATATGTTCATTTTAGGTAGACAACTTTATAGAACGTAGTTGAGTGAAAATTGTTAGACATACGTTATCCACATATAACTAGAATGCAATACATTGCTTTATGGTGTGTTGACGTAACATGCTTTGTTATAAATCTGTAGTGCCTAAGGTTACAGTTTGATAGGGCACagacaaataaaaacatattGGCAGGTTCGGAAATACTTTAAACGCCCAGCAACCCAGCAAGAAGTTATAATAGTTATAAACATTCGTTATTAATGATTTAATAAGGCTTCTATTGCTGGGAGATATGGGTGTTAGAGATATACAATAGAGAGCAAAACTGAATACTGATAAGAGGGTATATCTTCAGGTTACTGTATTTCAAGCCaagttattattttgtgttATCTATTGGTAGCAGCTTTTGCAATATAATATCTCTATGGCTATTTAAAGCATATCCGGCATCTGCAACCATAACtttaaataatatcaaGTTCACcgtaaaaagaaagtacGAACTACAGTCAAACATTTAAATAGTTTACTATATACATGAGGCTTAGGACGTTATAAGTAAATATTCTACAATATGCAGCAAACAAGTGCGTATAAAATAGGTTAAGCATGATACTTCTTGACCATTTTTGAGATTTTACGACTAAGTGATATGTTTGTTATGGtgattcattttttttagacAAAATCAATCCAATACTGCTTGTTATATTAAAAATCGCCAAATTTTTCTCTCAAAGCTCTCGTTATCCCATCCGCTGTTATATTTGGAGTTGTTGCAATTGTCATATAAGCTATTATGTCATTCTTATACTTCGATATTTCAGCACGCTTATTTGCTTGTTCCTCGAAACTTAATTTATCCGATAGTTCCATTACTGGCATGTCATCCAAAAGATCAGTAATCAGTCTTCTGATATCTAGTTCTCTCTCCACATTACTTATATTGCTCATATGACCCAACCATGCATAATATCTTTTGTATGTAATCAGAGGATTATCTCTATCGTAGTGAGATCTTATCTGATCTATCAGGCCAAAAACAGTTACCTGTTTGTGATGTGCTCCAAATTGCAAGTATGAATCACACAATTCTCTGACTTTGGCGCTAACAGTTTTTAACACCAATTGAATCATAGCATTATCAAAGTTTGAGATCACATGACGTTCATAAATATCAGTAATGCCCTCCTTATAGTAGGGTCCCGCTTTGTAAAACCGGTACCAGTACATATTTGTTAGGAGTATGATATCCTCAAAGCGTTCAATCCATATTTGGAAGTCTCCAACCTCACTAAGAATGAAAGTTTTGAACTCACATATTGCGGGGTTCCTAATCTCTTCAAAAATGGCGCTAGTATCTGATCCATCGATTTCAGCTACCCAAGGGTAAACAAGTTTCTTCTCCAAAGACATGATCAAATTAGGAGGAGTGGCCTGCCTTGGCTATGAAGTAGGTGTaaagaaataattaatatatgCCCTAGTAACGCAGTGAACAACTTTTTGGAATTGCTTACACAAATTAACATTCGGACCATATTTTTTAGTAACAGAGCAGATAAACTCTTAGGAAAAAGCTCTTGGCTAGTTATAAGCAATGGCGCCACAGTGCTTTTTAACAATAGGAGTCTTCGATAGTGAAGATTATCAGCAAGTTAGTGACCATATCTTCAACGGCAACGGCAATGGCGATTGGCTGATCATTGGTGGTTGCTGTTAGTATTTCGAGAGACCAAATGGGTAAGTTTGGAGTAGTTTCTCTTACAAATGGGTTTCTGCAGTAGATTCAACACGCAGGAAATATGGAACTACAACTATGCCAAGTTAGATGGTTTTAAAAACACCTAGCTTAAATGTAAGTAAATGTTATCACGTCTTGAGAAACCTCCCCACGAATGATAATATGCCTGATTAGTTGCCATGACTATAGAACTAGATATAGCAAAATTCTGATCCCTTCGTTCCAGAATCATAGAAATGCTAAAGCTCTAAATGATAGAATACTACGATATAGAAAATAAGTTTGCTAACGTCTCTTGTAACCCATATTATATCCTTTCATTCTGACAAGATATAGTTGACCTGGTAGAGTCCTAATTCCTTGCCACCAATTTTGAACCAAATGGTAAAAAGACCGACTTTTATTCTGCCCTGGTAGATATCCTCAAatcatttttcttgtaCTTACATCTGTATTGTGTGACTTTGTACCAGATTAGCAGAAACTAGGAGCTATAGGTTCGTAATATACCTTACTCTTCCTGACATAAAATTATCGCAACCTTTTACTTAGTAACATTTGATTCAATACTCTAAGAAGACCTCGGTGAGCAGTAGTGTCTCAGGTCCATATGCGTACGAAAGACATGCTGATAAGATACTAGTTCAGCCTATAATGGTGTGATACACAAATTATATTGGttgctttcttttattCTAATGAACAAGACACCAGAACTTTGGCCTAACTTCATAGACTAATGGAGATGAGGGCTCCTTTTATACCTTTTATCTTTAATAGATAAACTGGTTCTAAGAAGTCCTAACTCggtttcttttctgattAGTAATCTTACAAAGGTGAAAATTCTTTTCACCTGTAAGATGACCATAGTCCGTTACCGGCCTAGTTATATCTTATCTTATCTTATCTTCTCCtttgtttatatatatacttctGTGCCCGTATGAGCGGCATGCTACAGCCTTGTCGCCATTGTCGTATAAACGTTCATATTGGTGGCACGGTATGATCATATGATCATCTTCGCTTATAATAATAAGTAGTTTCGATATCTGCACCATTGGCTTATGGAGGTCACatcacacacacacacaccatGGAGATAAACTATAGCGTATACATAGACACTGGAAAAATGTGATCACATATATAATAGATAAGAATAAAACGTAAAGATAAGAGAGGGGTAGTTGGA
This is a stretch of genomic DNA from Nakaseomyces glabratus chromosome M, complete sequence. It encodes these proteins:
- the SEC59 gene encoding dolichol kinase (CAGL0M07700g~Ortholog(s) have dolichol kinase activity, role in dolichyl monophosphate biosynthetic process and endoplasmic reticulum membrane localization), with translation MTTTTIVNVEKSGVKLRRSKHGPRKGMEVIPQLWQLVMLSVPFMYCYDNVMELLCSSVVVQMVIVVHLVCFVLRRKLFDDFYRIYLPFLVSFTFCDRTLTELNMIMSTTAVIPSNYTPIHLVGLIFQAGLMKIGMHNYDYISGVKCLVANYLLVNWLEDIGQLKTLDQIDCNLFGILLTDCLMINNATAPNYLLVLKGAMTSVMIIIVVNHFLTRLIPSLSNSIVLAGNFLVLFPILVNHLIDFSNEKITSPALWLIDFILESEIRQYIMLSWVIVLVVFIPLVILFKSKISLNTSRKIWHFVIFLLIVEPFHLDPEFVKISLCGIIPCFLSVEYLRYLKIEPYGEHLDFFLRSFADYRDQRGPLIVSYIYLITGITIPLLLFESPVGLVSLGVGDSLASIVGKKVGRMHWKGTNKTIEGTVAFIVGTTFISWILQRYFNYFSTIDIFKILVICTTGGVLEGNSELNDNILIPLFMVSMEKLLAQS
- the CLU1 gene encoding translation initiation factor 3 subunit CLU1 (CAGL0M07722g~Ortholog(s) have mRNA binding activity, role in cytoplasmic translational initiation and cytoplasmic stress granule, eukaryotic translation initiation factor 3 complex localization), whose protein sequence is MSQPSDIVKVIVALPTLSKKPQQGKKKKSKELEEITLQFRKDSKLQNVLDFLSIAPATKYFTNYNLKNSTGDLLLSSEEKTLRELCSDKDEYKVALELKPYNQYQALKHVLTSRDFFGFASETEDGLSNVAVSTGSKFYKLPLKEIKEKSPENEDKDTENKKPTSMNVTDEEKVEFNHMVHGLFETLKKEKKVLLKDLMNTDTSVVTPCLRSINFSPYNPVPAFYRTKGHLFYLQIVTLEGESLQVTAIPSGFYINKSTTSKFDPSPKENDGHVDTVHYTLYDLLASSSKNFVTHISSLEKKFDDLESVTYVRPACTTLNKPWLIPAIPTNGPDYLRTQIDSFNFEPERNFNDEFQSIKEIPTNTLQARIESERIFAKLTHEFTINATKGAMDILYGNGTAMNPDSPLEEQIFLKNNIFYSFVGDLNQTYADKGGDEAAIASANQDLRTLNMLTRLNLPNIHHLLTTIVDFGGKRILAQTPVPGLLSPMGVKITTNEETKEETVSELSSDICVKYGLDENEKKVVFNEEFDEILNDQFAKSFHLKKHTIQGTELVFSSQSKGIVGSDKRHYILDLANTYPLDVEFAKENFDDVKEASKKYPHRQTLIRPELVEKWWATKIENDKVELVKAYEENLYSYNPDAYQVPGVEDETVVEISKYLNEEIIPNVVQDYLNGNIISPYNGEHLADTFHKNGVNMRYLGKFANLVKEELRKQEEAHEAKLAQVIVDNKEYEEWEKSYLQKIETMIKERQAKINKLVQEGKEVPKELTEDLKLDDNEIKKPSTEKPVVVSYDELVPLIKTAELEIISRSLKHILRKYSRSLPPIVIPALISFVFNLLFGTTYNPAPAVESVDPLYPVDQYEFKNLTHDTLLKEIEQEAVVRYRYELEGDWFAEHELYPFTLIRSICNKFGVQLLNKDYFFSTEQLEEYKQSLDKKSRAKYVAPLTTFSVSDLTVIPKIKAIDYSSPISEELWSQGASIINENQKDGLTLLAQSIGFKEEVNSILHSSVAEKYLTLSTIYNKLGLNAEAIAFCRKSCAIYERVCGVDSFELLRALTNLATLEFANESPYNVALIYQRIIQTVSGYGLDKIHHPIFTNIFNYLEQLSLGVQDAKLAVEVLKSLGDFLVSIDGTESLPYAYIKSKLGNLLAADNRFSDALNQIKVAERIFTKELGTNHGSTAQARQWVDGLTNLIKDVNQKKQLQQDQTAASGLKQQPQKSKSGHNKKETTNPDLADKSVDELLSFIEGEDGKSSKTTKKSKSKGKNKK
- a CDS encoding DUF5314 domain-containing protein (CAGL0M07744g~Protein of unknown function) produces the protein MSLEKKLVYPWVAEIDGSDTSAIFEEIRNPAICEFKTFILSEVGDFQIWIERFEDIILLTNMYWYRFYKAGPYYKEGITDIYERHVISNFDNAMIQLVLKTVSAKVRELCDSYLQFGAHHKQVTVFGLIDQIRSHYDRDNPLITYKRYYAWLGHMSNISNVERELDIRRLITDLLDDMPVMELSDKLSFEEQANKRAEISKYKNDIIAYMTIATTPNITADGITRALREKFGDF